One stretch of Podospora pseudoanserina strain CBS 124.78 chromosome 4, whole genome shotgun sequence DNA includes these proteins:
- a CDS encoding hypothetical protein (EggNog:ENOG503NZJV; COG:O; MEROPS:MER0032443) — MKTQALLALLAASICSVAAVPSPQDAANRKAGLRLIKTSPKGAPKWISEEEKIVQYAAHEIGFVDITDITDSQVLRALSADEDEDVFQARAVTYPTAVSKQAQANPLINLVSTTQPQSWMTTLTNYHNRYYRATYGTQAGTWLYNTLVSLVAVNPAITVTRFTHSFNQPSIIVKIPGNSTDLVIVSAHYDSTAGSTTARAPGADDNASGVVVLMEALRVLANNKFKGKDTLEFHFYGGEEGGLLGSAAVFANYKSTGKTVLAVVNQDMAGYSPSGKISIYTDYVDSALTAYVRVVATAYTGTTTADKCGYGCSDHASARSNGFPAAYVCDEVMKTATPYIHTANDALSTIMWPAILRHTKFTVAFLVEASYL, encoded by the exons ATGAAGACTCAAGCGCTCCTGGCCCTGTTGGCCGCCTCCATCTGCTCTGTGGCTGCCGTGCCCTCTCCCCAGGACGCGGCCAACAGAAAGGCCGGCCTCCGTCTGATCAAGACTTCCCCCAAGGGTGCCCCAAAGTGGATCtctgaggaggaaaagatcgTTCAGTATGCGGCGCACGAGATCGGTTTCGTGGATATCACCGATATCACA GATTCCCAAGTCCTCAGGGCCCTGTCtgccgatgaggatgaggatgtctTCCAAGCTCGGGCCGTCACCTACCCTACTGCCGTGAGCAAGCAGGCCCAGGCCAatcccctcatcaacctcgtctCCACTACCCAACCCCAAAGCTGGATGACGACCCTCACCAACTATCACAACCGTTACTACAGGGCCACCTACGGCACCCAAGCCGGTACTTGGCTCTACAACACCCTCGTCAGCCTCGTTGCTGTCAACCCAGCCATCACCGTCACCAGGTTTACACACTCCTTCAACCAGCCCtccatcatcgtcaagatTCCCGGAAACTCCACTGACCTCGTCATCGTTTCCGCTCACTATGATTCCACCGCCGGCTCGACCACCGCACGTGCTCCCGGCGCTGATGACAACGCCTCCGGTGTTGTCGTCCTCATGGAGGCGCTCCGTGTCCTGGCCAACAACAAGttcaagggcaaggacacCCTCGAGTTCCACTTCTacggcggtgaggagggtggtctCCTTGgctctgctgctgtctttgcCAACTACAAGTCCACCGGCAAGACCGTCCTCGCTGTTGTGAACCAGGACATGGCCGGCTACTCCCCCAGCGGGAAGATATCCATCTACACCGATTACGTTGACAGCGCTCTTACTGCGTACGTCCGTGTGGTTGCTACCGCTTACACTGGCACTACTACCGCCGATAAGTGCGGCTACGGATGCTCCGATCACGCTTCGGCCCGCTCCAACGGTTTCC CCGCCGCCTACGTTTGCGATGAAGTTATGAAGACTGCCACTCCTTACATTCACACCGCCAACGatgccctctccaccatcatgTGGCCCGCCATCCTTCGCCACACCAAGTTCACCGTTGCCTTCCTCGTCGAGGCTTCATACTTGTAA